A single region of the Salvia miltiorrhiza cultivar Shanhuang (shh) chromosome 8, IMPLAD_Smil_shh, whole genome shotgun sequence genome encodes:
- the LOC130999904 gene encoding pentatricopeptide repeat-containing protein At2g17210 isoform X2 translates to MRSPAISSVTNLQNLCHKIKESSSVCRWKEVLSHYIEIRKAGFQLIDHTVYSHVLKACLPFSFRLGQSVHASLTKQGFDSFSSVRNSLMDFYAKSGVLSCAFSVFDCMKTRDSVSWNIILHGHLDRGFLEEGVDLFVEARAFGFQPNVSTLVLVIQAYQSLRAFDDGQGFHGYLIRSGLWSLTSVQNSLLGMYTEIRMDYAEILFDEMYEKDVISWSVMIRGYVHQNENVFALESFKQMVSEFGVEPDGQTMVTVLKGCSQLGELKTGKLIHAFVVSRGLDCDLFVGNTIVDMYCKCGDVDSAMLAFGEMPYRNVVSWNSLFSGLVHNEKHDESLRFFALMEKSGLGADEVTLVNLLLICKALGDLHQCKSIHCKIIRRGFYSNELAVNSLIDAYAKCNEIDLSWRLFRQIKSPDVVTWTTMISAFTHCGFPDEAISLYRQMRQRPSPVTLLSLLEACALSAEIGRSKCAHAIAIRMGLASNVAVGTSVLDMYSKCGAIEASRRAFDQISLKNVVSWTAIIAAHGLNGLPREAVALLSQMEAHGVRPNSVTILSVLSACCHGGLVDEGVSLLADIVTKYGTELKSEHYSCLVDLLARAGKLDDAFRLIKSIPAAGASAWGALLSACRTYEDRKLTEGALPRMLELEPSSSAGYLLASNTFAAGGSWTDASGIRCLMKERGVKAVAGYSMVHVGNNVHTFTAGDKCHPLAHTFGPVVEQLHSCMIDTEARMPVL, encoded by the coding sequence ATGAGAAGCCCTGCCATTTCATCGGTGACGAATCTCCAAAATCTTTGTCACAAAATCAAAGAGTCATCATCAGTTTGCAGATGGAAGGAAGTGCTTTCCCATTACATAGAGATAAGGAAGGCCGGATTTCAACTGATAGATCACACAGTCTACTCTCATGTGCTCAAGGCTTGCTTACCTTTCTCATTTAGGCTCGGACAGTCCGTCCACGCATCCTTGACTAAGCAGGGATTCGACTCGTTCAGCTCTGTGAGAAACTCATTGATGGACTTTTATGCAAAATCTGGTGTGTTAAGCTGTGCATTTAGTGTTTTTGATTGCATGAAGACAAGGGATTCGGTTTCGTGGAATATAATTCTCCACGGGCATCTGGATCGAGGTTTTCTTGAAGAAGGAGTCGATTTGTTTGTTGAAGCTAGAGCATTTGGGTTCCAACCCAATGTCTCCACTTTGGTGCTCGTGATTCAGGCGTATCAAAGCCTACGAGCTTTTGATGATGGACAGGGATTTCACGGGTACTTGATCCGGAGTGGTTTGTGGAGCTTAACTTCGGTTCAAAACTCTCTTTTGGGTATGTACACAGAAATTAGGATGGACTATGCAGAAATCCTCTTTGATGAAATGTATGAGAAAGATGTGATATCATGGAGTGTGATGATCAGAGGATATGTGCACCAAAATGAAAACGTATTTGCTTTGGAGTCGTTTAAGCAGATGGTTTCGGAGTTTGGGGTTGAACCGGATGGACAAACCATGGTAACCGTGTTGAAAGGCTGCAGTCAACTAGGAGAGCTAAAAACAGGAAAATTGATCCATGCCTTTGTGGTCTCGAGAGGTTTGGATTGTGATTTGTTTGTGGGAAACACTATTGTTGATATGTATTGCAAGTGCGGAGATGTGGACTCTGCAATGTTAGCATTTGGGGAGATGCCTTACAGGAATGTAGTGTCGTGGAATTCTCTGTTTTCCGGGCTTGTTCATAACGAGAAGCACGATGAGTCGTTGAGATTCTTTGCTTTGATGGAAAAGTCAGGACTTGGTGCTGATGAGGTGACTCTAGTGAACCTACTTCTGATATGTAAAGCCTTAGGGGATTTGCATCAATGCAAGTCGATCCATTGCAAGATAATCCGGAGAGGCTTCTACTCGAATGAGCTTGCTGTGAATTCTTTGATCGATGCATATGCAAAGTGCAACGAGATTGATCTTTCGTGGAGACTATTCCGCCAGATCAAAAGTCCAGATGTTGTGACGTGGACTACAATGATCTCAGCTTTCACTCACTGCGGCTTCCCTGATGAGGCGATCTCTCTGTATCGACAGATGAGGCAGAGGCCGAGCCCCGTCACCCTGCTGAGCCTTCTCGAGGCGTGTGCCCTCTCTGCTGAGATTGGAAGGTCGAAATGCGCTCATGCCATTGCTATCCGGATGGGCTTGGCATCCAATGTGGCGGTGGGGACGTCAGTTCTTGACATGTACTCGAAGTGTGGGGCGATAGAAGCTTCCAGAAGGGCGTTTGATCAAATCTCACTGAAAAACGTGGTTTCCTGGACTGCGATTATCGCTGCACACGGCTTAAACGGGCTCCCACGCGAAGCTGTGGCTCTGCTCTCCCAAATGGAAGCTCACGGTGTGAGGCCTAACTCGGTAACAATCCTCTCGGTGCTGTCTGCTTGTTGCCATGGCGGGTTGGTCGACGAGGGAGTGTCTCTCCTCGCAGACATAGTGACCAAGTATGGAACTGAACTGAAGTCGGAGCACTACTCGTGCCTCGTGGACTTGCTGGCCAGAGCTGGAAAGCTCGATGATGCATTCCGACTGATTAAATCCATTCCTGCTGCCGGAGCCAGTGCTTGGGGCGCGCTCCTGAGTGCCTGCAGGACCTATGAGGATAGAAAACTCACTGAAGGTGCACTTCCTCGGATGCTCGAACTGGAGCCATCGAGCTCAGCTGGTTATCTACTCGCGTCCAACACGTTTGCTGCTGGAGGTTCGTGGACGGATGCTTCTGGGATCAGATGTTTGATGAAGGAGAGAGGCGTGAAAGCTGTGGCTGGTTACAGTATGGTTCATGTGGGGAACAACGTGCATACGTTCACGGCCGGTGATAAATGCCATCCGTTGGCTCATACGTTCGGCCCAGTCGTCGAGCAATTGCATTCGTGTATGATTGATACAGAGGCAAGAATGCCGGTTCTCTAG
- the LOC130999904 gene encoding pentatricopeptide repeat-containing protein At2g17210 isoform X1 produces MLLSCRKKLQRFYICLGPTPLCFKIPSKDMRSPAISSVTNLQNLCHKIKESSSVCRWKEVLSHYIEIRKAGFQLIDHTVYSHVLKACLPFSFRLGQSVHASLTKQGFDSFSSVRNSLMDFYAKSGVLSCAFSVFDCMKTRDSVSWNIILHGHLDRGFLEEGVDLFVEARAFGFQPNVSTLVLVIQAYQSLRAFDDGQGFHGYLIRSGLWSLTSVQNSLLGMYTEIRMDYAEILFDEMYEKDVISWSVMIRGYVHQNENVFALESFKQMVSEFGVEPDGQTMVTVLKGCSQLGELKTGKLIHAFVVSRGLDCDLFVGNTIVDMYCKCGDVDSAMLAFGEMPYRNVVSWNSLFSGLVHNEKHDESLRFFALMEKSGLGADEVTLVNLLLICKALGDLHQCKSIHCKIIRRGFYSNELAVNSLIDAYAKCNEIDLSWRLFRQIKSPDVVTWTTMISAFTHCGFPDEAISLYRQMRQRPSPVTLLSLLEACALSAEIGRSKCAHAIAIRMGLASNVAVGTSVLDMYSKCGAIEASRRAFDQISLKNVVSWTAIIAAHGLNGLPREAVALLSQMEAHGVRPNSVTILSVLSACCHGGLVDEGVSLLADIVTKYGTELKSEHYSCLVDLLARAGKLDDAFRLIKSIPAAGASAWGALLSACRTYEDRKLTEGALPRMLELEPSSSAGYLLASNTFAAGGSWTDASGIRCLMKERGVKAVAGYSMVHVGNNVHTFTAGDKCHPLAHTFGPVVEQLHSCMIDTEARMPVL; encoded by the exons ATGTTATTGAG CTGTAGAAAGAAGTTGCAAAGATTCTATATATGTCTAGGTCCTACTCCTCTATGCTTCAAAATTCCCTCTAAGGATATGAGAAGCCCTGCCATTTCATCGGTGACGAATCTCCAAAATCTTTGTCACAAAATCAAAGAGTCATCATCAGTTTGCAGATGGAAGGAAGTGCTTTCCCATTACATAGAGATAAGGAAGGCCGGATTTCAACTGATAGATCACACAGTCTACTCTCATGTGCTCAAGGCTTGCTTACCTTTCTCATTTAGGCTCGGACAGTCCGTCCACGCATCCTTGACTAAGCAGGGATTCGACTCGTTCAGCTCTGTGAGAAACTCATTGATGGACTTTTATGCAAAATCTGGTGTGTTAAGCTGTGCATTTAGTGTTTTTGATTGCATGAAGACAAGGGATTCGGTTTCGTGGAATATAATTCTCCACGGGCATCTGGATCGAGGTTTTCTTGAAGAAGGAGTCGATTTGTTTGTTGAAGCTAGAGCATTTGGGTTCCAACCCAATGTCTCCACTTTGGTGCTCGTGATTCAGGCGTATCAAAGCCTACGAGCTTTTGATGATGGACAGGGATTTCACGGGTACTTGATCCGGAGTGGTTTGTGGAGCTTAACTTCGGTTCAAAACTCTCTTTTGGGTATGTACACAGAAATTAGGATGGACTATGCAGAAATCCTCTTTGATGAAATGTATGAGAAAGATGTGATATCATGGAGTGTGATGATCAGAGGATATGTGCACCAAAATGAAAACGTATTTGCTTTGGAGTCGTTTAAGCAGATGGTTTCGGAGTTTGGGGTTGAACCGGATGGACAAACCATGGTAACCGTGTTGAAAGGCTGCAGTCAACTAGGAGAGCTAAAAACAGGAAAATTGATCCATGCCTTTGTGGTCTCGAGAGGTTTGGATTGTGATTTGTTTGTGGGAAACACTATTGTTGATATGTATTGCAAGTGCGGAGATGTGGACTCTGCAATGTTAGCATTTGGGGAGATGCCTTACAGGAATGTAGTGTCGTGGAATTCTCTGTTTTCCGGGCTTGTTCATAACGAGAAGCACGATGAGTCGTTGAGATTCTTTGCTTTGATGGAAAAGTCAGGACTTGGTGCTGATGAGGTGACTCTAGTGAACCTACTTCTGATATGTAAAGCCTTAGGGGATTTGCATCAATGCAAGTCGATCCATTGCAAGATAATCCGGAGAGGCTTCTACTCGAATGAGCTTGCTGTGAATTCTTTGATCGATGCATATGCAAAGTGCAACGAGATTGATCTTTCGTGGAGACTATTCCGCCAGATCAAAAGTCCAGATGTTGTGACGTGGACTACAATGATCTCAGCTTTCACTCACTGCGGCTTCCCTGATGAGGCGATCTCTCTGTATCGACAGATGAGGCAGAGGCCGAGCCCCGTCACCCTGCTGAGCCTTCTCGAGGCGTGTGCCCTCTCTGCTGAGATTGGAAGGTCGAAATGCGCTCATGCCATTGCTATCCGGATGGGCTTGGCATCCAATGTGGCGGTGGGGACGTCAGTTCTTGACATGTACTCGAAGTGTGGGGCGATAGAAGCTTCCAGAAGGGCGTTTGATCAAATCTCACTGAAAAACGTGGTTTCCTGGACTGCGATTATCGCTGCACACGGCTTAAACGGGCTCCCACGCGAAGCTGTGGCTCTGCTCTCCCAAATGGAAGCTCACGGTGTGAGGCCTAACTCGGTAACAATCCTCTCGGTGCTGTCTGCTTGTTGCCATGGCGGGTTGGTCGACGAGGGAGTGTCTCTCCTCGCAGACATAGTGACCAAGTATGGAACTGAACTGAAGTCGGAGCACTACTCGTGCCTCGTGGACTTGCTGGCCAGAGCTGGAAAGCTCGATGATGCATTCCGACTGATTAAATCCATTCCTGCTGCCGGAGCCAGTGCTTGGGGCGCGCTCCTGAGTGCCTGCAGGACCTATGAGGATAGAAAACTCACTGAAGGTGCACTTCCTCGGATGCTCGAACTGGAGCCATCGAGCTCAGCTGGTTATCTACTCGCGTCCAACACGTTTGCTGCTGGAGGTTCGTGGACGGATGCTTCTGGGATCAGATGTTTGATGAAGGAGAGAGGCGTGAAAGCTGTGGCTGGTTACAGTATGGTTCATGTGGGGAACAACGTGCATACGTTCACGGCCGGTGATAAATGCCATCCGTTGGCTCATACGTTCGGCCCAGTCGTCGAGCAATTGCATTCGTGTATGATTGATACAGAGGCAAGAATGCCGGTTCTCTAG